The genomic DNA GTCAAGGTCCCGCTGTCCAGCGCCCAGGCGATCTTGGGCCTGCCCGCGCAGGTCAACAGCTTCTTGGTGGTGGCCGACGATTACGACGATTCCGAGAGCATCGACGCGGCCGCCCTGACCTTGAAAGAGGCGCTGACCGCCGAAAAGATGGCCTTCGAGATCGTGCCCTGGGAAAATCAAAGCCTGATGTACAAGCAAACCAAGCACTTCTTCGACAATTTCTTCTGGATCCTCAAGTTCATCATCAGCGTCATCTTCATCGTCAGCGTCGCCAACACCATCAACATGGCGCTTTTCGAGCGGATGCGGGAATACGGCACCATGATGGCGATCGGCAATTCCCGTTCGACCATTTTCACGGTCATCGTTCTCGAGGCCGCCATCCTAGGCTTGATCGGCGCAACCCTCGGCGTCCTCATCGGATGGGCCATGAGTCATATCATCCCGCTAACCGGGGTCCGGATGCCGCCGCCACCCACCACCGGCGTCTCCGATTGGTACCGCATTTACTTTTTGATTTCGCCCAAGCTGATGCTGCAGGTTTTCGCGATCGCCTTCTTCTCGACCTTATTCTCCTCGCTGATTCCGGCCTATCGGGCCTCGCATTTCCGCATCGTCCACGCCTTGGGCTACGTCTAGACCTTCAAGCGATAGCCGCTCGACAAACCGCCGACCTCCACCTTGAGCCGGCCGCCGAAGAGCCAGGCCACGAGGTTTTCGAACCATGCCGAATCCAACACCGCCGAGGTCTCGAGGTGCGGAGCTTGACCCGAGGCGAGCATGATCCGGCCGGCGGCAACCAAAGCGTCGAAGGGATTGTCGAACTCAAGCCCGCTCCGCGGCTCCTGATGGAGCAACCAGTGGCGCTCCAAGGAGGTCCAGAGGACCGCGGCCGGTTCGGAGGCGCCTGAGAGCCGGCCGAAGGCTTCGGCCCGGGCCTGAAACTCCGGCTCGGCCGGAAAGGGCCGTTCGACCAGGGCGCCGAGCTTCCGGTTCAAGGCCGCCTTCACCTTGCGGAGGCGATCGGCGTAAGGCAAGGCGGCCAAGCTTGCCGCCGGTATCGATCGGCCGATCACGAAGCGCTGCCGGCCGCAATCGACCGGGAAATCGTATTTCCGCCGGCCGGGATTGCTCAAGGGAAGCCCGCCGACGATCTGCACCGGGACCACCGGAACGCCGGTCCGAATGCTGAGATCGAGCCAAACGCTGCTCACTTTCTGGACCGGATCGCCGGCCTCGTAGGACCGGCGGCCTTCGACGTGGATCACGACCGAGGTCCGCTCGCGGACCAAGAAATTTTCCAAGGCCGCCCCGACCTCGAAGAGAGCCCGGGGATCTTCCCGGTCGACGAAATGGATGGTTTTCAGCTCGGAGAGCCCGGGATAGGTCGTGCAAATCTCCTCAAAACGCCCGATCCACTGCTCTCGATGCTCGTGCTTGGCTAAGAACACGACCGGATTCTGAGCCACCGACGCGGTCATCAAATTCAACAGGAAGGATTCGACGAAGGTCTGGTGGTTGGCCAGGAATAGGACCGGTCGGCCGCGGAGGCCGTCGAAATCCCGGCTATCTTCCAAGACGATGCCTCCCAAAAATTTCTCGATCAGGCTCCTCCCCAACACTTCAACCGGCGAGCGGCTGAGGCCGAGGCGCGCCCGCCACAAGATCAAGCCTTGATCCAAATCGATCCGAGCCGGCCCCCGCTTGCGGGCCCGAAACTCGCCGTCGCAGAATTCCACTCCCACTTGGTGGGACTGATGAGGCAAGGCCGGCGAGGTCGCCTCCCAATCCCCGTCGCCGACCTTCTTCAAATGGACGTCGCGAGGGTGAATGCCCTCGTTCATCGCGATCAGCTCCTTAACCACCACCCGTTCGGCCAGCCAAATCAGCGCCTGGCGGAGGTCGAGCCCCCGGTATTCCCGGATGAGCTCCGGCGATTCGAGATAGACTTGAGCCACCGTTCCTTTGAGCCAATCGACCTGCCGGATCGTCTCCGGCTTGAGCCGAGCCTCCTCGGCCGAAACTTCCGAGAGCGAGAGGTCCGGAATATAACGCCCCTCCCGCAGGAAGGCCGCGCGGTCGGATGGCGCCAGGTCCAAAAGCTTGGCCAGCGGCACCAGGTACTCCTGATAAGCCAGCTCGGCCATCAGTTTCCAGCTGGACTGACGGCGCGCGAACAGCCGCAACCGGAATTGGGGAAGCTGATTCTCCGTTTCGAAGCCCAAGAACCTCACCTCGGCTTGAAAGGGGCCGTCTTGGATTTCGGGCCCGAAGAACCTGGCCGAGGAGATGCGAAAGGGAAAGCCGATCCTGCCGGCCAGCGAGCGATGCCAGTCCGGCCACTCCTCCTTGGGAAGCGCCTGGAAAAGCCCGTCGAGGAGGAACGGGAAGAAGAGCGCCGCGTCGGCCGGGGTCTCCTCGGGCAGGGCCAATTCGGCCGTCCAAAAATTGCCGCGGTGGGCGCGCAGCTCGCGAAGAATTCGGAAAGAAGGACCGGAAAAGCGGTAGCCCGAGGCGTAAATCCCGGAACCGGGATGCGAAGCGAGGGCCGGCTCCTCGCTCACCATCGCGCTGAATTCATCGCGGACTTCCTCGGCCGCCAAGAGGGCCCGCCCTTCGCAGAAGGGGCTGAAAATCTCCTGCTCGCCCATCTTGCGGTGAAAGGAGGCCAGCCGCACCGCGACCAGGGCTCGGCCCTCGCCGGCCTCGACGAGCTCGGCCGATACTCGGACCCGCTGATGGCCTTCGGGAAACGCCAGCCAAGAAGTCACCTTCACGTCGCGGAGCTCGATCAAGTGGGGCAAGCCGCTGATCTTGCGGCCGGCCTGGGCGATCTCCGCCACCATGAAGGAGAAAGGCAGGGTCGGAATCGTGAAGGTCGGGCAATGATCCTTCAGCCAAGGGTGGGCCGACAGGCTGAACTCTTTTTCCCATTCCCGAACCGTCCGGCTCATGGGATTTCCGGCGCCAAGCGCAGCGCGAGGTCTTCCATTCGGAACAATTTCAAACCGTCGCAATGAACTTGGGCATCGGCCTGAAGACAAGGATAAGGTCGCAGCCCCACTGTCTTGACAAAAATCTCGATCTTCAGCCGGCGATTGCCCGGGCTTACTTGGCCGCGGCACTGGATCTTGCATCCGCTGCCCGGCACCGGCTCGAAGTGATAGCCGGGACGGCTGAGCGAATAACCTCGGTAGAGCAAGTCGAAGCGCATCGCTTGGACGCAGGACTCGAAGACCAGGCTGCCGGGCATGCAAGGGTCGTTGCGAAAATGAGCCGGGAAAAACCAATCGCCGGCCGAAACCTGGCTCTCGGCCGCGAGATAACCTCGTTTCCAAGGGCCGCCCCCGAGGTCGATTTCGGTCACCGCGTCGAGCAGGAGAAGGTTGCCCCGCGACAAAGTCGGCGTGCGATCATGGCTGTCGGCTTCACGGTAAGCCTCGCCCAAACATTCCGAGATCCGGCCTTCGCTCAAGGCCACCAGCTCGGCCCGGCTGAAGCTCCGTTTCGATGATGCGACCACCGGCGGAGGGATCGGCGGCAAAAGACGATGGCCCTGCCATTTTTCGGGGTCCCATTGCACGCCCTTGGCCGAAGCCAGCTCTTTCTCGCTGAAATAGCCGGCCTGGGATTTGGTCTCGAGCCGAAGCTCCTCGCCCACCAGGCAGCGGCCCGAAAAAGTGAAAATGAGAAGGCCGCCGGCCTCCATCACCGCGTCGAGCTTCAATCGGAATTTGAGCGTCTCGCCCCGCCGCGGGATCGGACCGGCGAATTGGACCTCATGGTTCAAGAGCCGGAAAAGCTTGGCTTCCTGAAAACCGAGATCGAAGCCCAAGCCGGTCAGGATCAAGGTGCAGCCCTGGACCATTTCGCCCAACATGCCGAGCGAGGGATAGCCGTCGGCTCCCAGGTAGAATTTATCGTCGCTCAGGTCGGTTTCAAACTCGATCTGGCCTTGGCAGCTTTTGTCCCGGCGCTCGAAGTCGAGCTGAAGCACCCGGTCGAGCAGCATCAAGGGCGGCATCGGCAAGCCGGTCTTCCGCGGCATGGCGTCGAGGCCGGCGAAGGCCGGCCCGAAAATCCCCGAGACTTTGCCTCGCGAGAACTCGGCCAGCGAATCGTAGTCGATGGGCCCGAGCCGGGTCACAGCGGAGCTCCCAGGATCACCTCGACCGGATTGGCATCGGAGGAAGCCAGCTCGCGGACGAAGGCCTTGGCTCCGACGTCCAAGGGAATGAGCGAAATTCCGCGGCGCTTGAACTCGGCCGAGAGCGCCGGCTTCACCATGCCGCCCTCCCAAGCTCCCCAATTGATCGACTTGACCACGCATTGGCCGGCCCGCTTCCTTTTCTCGGCCTGGGCCATCTTGTTGATCACTTCATTGCCCATCGCGTAGTCGCATTGGCCGGCATTGCCGAAGCGGGCGGCCACCGAAGAGAAGGCCACGATGAGCTTGAGCGGCTCCTTGTCGAGGGCCGAGAGGAGCTCGCTGAAGCCTAGCACCTTGGTGTCGAAGACCAGGTCGAATTGTCCCTGAGTCTTGTCCTCGATCCGCTTGTCGGCGATGACTCCGGCGCCATGGATCAGGGCGGTGATCGGCCCCCACTCCTGGCGAACCTCGGCCAAGGCCGAACGGACCAGATTGCCGGCCTGCCAGGTCCAGGAAGGGCCCTCGGTCCGGATCAGCCGCGATTCGAGGATGTCGCAAGGAAAGTATTTCACCTCGGAGCCGGCCTCGCGCAGGGCCTTCAGCGTTTGCCGGACCTCGCGGGCATTGAGGATCAGCCGGGTCTCGGTCTCCAGCTCGGCCGGCGTGATCGCCTTCCCCTCGGCTTGGGCTTTTTGAAAGAGGGCTTTCTTGAGGCCGGCTTCGTCGGAAATCGAGCGATAAGCCTCGGGCTCGACTTCCGGCACCTGGCTGCGGCCGAAGAGGACGATCTTGAGCCGGTATTTTTTGGCCAACTCGATGATGCAGGCCGCGGTCACGCCGCGGGCGCCGCCGCTGGCCACCAAGACCGAGTTTTGATCGAGGGCCAGGGGCAGGCCCGAAACCTCGTTCTGCTCGCGGGGCACGACGGTCAGCCGTCTTCCGTCGAGCGGCAAGCCGATCTCGACCTCGCCGCCGCCCTGGAAAATTTCTTGGAGGATCTCCGAGGCCGCGGTTTCGGGCGAGATGCTCGCGATCGGGAGATCGATGGCCTTGCAGTAAACGCCGCTCCATTCCCGGGCCAGGGTCTTGGCCAGACCGGCCAAACCGCCCTTGGCCGCCGAGATCGGATCGAGACCCTGAAAACCGAAGTGGCCGCCGGTATCCTGGACGGTGACGAACCAGGCGCCGCCCTTGGCCGCCGCATCGCGCAAGGCCGGCCCGACTTTTTTGGCGATCCGGAAGGCTTCCTTGTTGATCTTGGCGGCCGAGTAAAAATTCGGCGCCGAGCGAAGCCCGCCCATGTAAATCAGGCCGCCCCAAGCGCCCTGCTCGTCGATTTGATCCTCGCCTTCGACCA from bacterium includes the following:
- a CDS encoding 1-acyl-sn-glycerol-3-phosphate acyltransferase, which codes for MSRTVREWEKEFSLSAHPWLKDHCPTFTIPTLPFSFMVAEIAQAGRKISGLPHLIELRDVKVTSWLAFPEGHQRVRVSAELVEAGEGRALVAVRLASFHRKMGEQEIFSPFCEGRALLAAEEVRDEFSAMVSEEPALASHPGSGIYASGYRFSGPSFRILRELRAHRGNFWTAELALPEETPADAALFFPFLLDGLFQALPKEEWPDWHRSLAGRIGFPFRISSARFFGPEIQDGPFQAEVRFLGFETENQLPQFRLRLFARRQSSWKLMAELAYQEYLVPLAKLLDLAPSDRAAFLREGRYIPDLSLSEVSAEEARLKPETIRQVDWLKGTVAQVYLESPELIREYRGLDLRQALIWLAERVVVKELIAMNEGIHPRDVHLKKVGDGDWEATSPALPHQSHQVGVEFCDGEFRARKRGPARIDLDQGLILWRARLGLSRSPVEVLGRSLIEKFLGGIVLEDSRDFDGLRGRPVLFLANHQTFVESFLLNLMTASVAQNPVVFLAKHEHREQWIGRFEEICTTYPGLSELKTIHFVDREDPRALFEVGAALENFLVRERTSVVIHVEGRRSYEAGDPVQKVSSVWLDLSIRTGVPVVPVQIVGGLPLSNPGRRKYDFPVDCGRQRFVIGRSIPAASLAALPYADRLRKVKAALNRKLGALVERPFPAEPEFQARAEAFGRLSGASEPAAVLWTSLERHWLLHQEPRSGLEFDNPFDALVAAGRIMLASGQAPHLETSAVLDSAWFENLVAWLFGGRLKVEVGGLSSGYRLKV